A DNA window from Betta splendens chromosome 6, fBetSpl5.4, whole genome shotgun sequence contains the following coding sequences:
- the atp8b4 gene encoding phospholipid-transporting ATPase ID isoform X4, translating to MAFWRRNTHVEKERRVKANARDHNDRFAYADNHIKTSKYNILTFLPINLFEQFQRVANAYFLVLLILQLIPEISSLSWFTTIVPLVLVLVITAVKDATDDYFRHKSDQQVNNRQSQVLIRGSLQNEKWMNIRVGDIIKLENNQFVAADILLLSSSEPYGLCYIETAELDGETNLKVRQASTVTSDLGDLSKLMDFDGEVMLVTLRNASRGFLSFSVFMLVKVCGLASAVNLHLFMPCPSGEVICEPPNNKLDKFTGTLYWRDNKYPLDNEKVLLRGCVLRNTEWCFGMVIFAGLQTKLMQNCGRTKFKRTSIDKLMNTLVLWIFALLVCMGVILAIGNTVWENLIGQSFQDFLPWNVYQRNAVFSGFLTFWSYVIILNTVVPISLYVSMEVLRLGHSYFINWDGKMYHRRTDTAAEARTTTLSEELGQVEFVFSDKTGTLTQNIMVFSKCSINGQTYGDVYDEFDQKVEITEKTPCVDFSFNPLCDRKFKFYDVSLMEAIKLEDPVVQEFFRLLALCHTVMPEEKSEGHLVYQAQSPDEGALVTAARNFGFVFRSRTPETITLCEMGRSVTYRLLAILDFNNVRKRMSVIVRDPQGHIKLYSKGADTIIFDRLDPSDEDLMYTTSEHLSEFAGEGLRTLALAYKDLDEDYFEVWMKKLLFASTVIENREDQLAVLYEEIEQGLKLLGATAIEDKLQEGVPETIARLNLADIKIWVLTGDKLETAMNIGYSCNLLRDDMNEVFVISGYTVLEVQQQLRNAKERILGLSRVTSAAGDVGKTDVLADDSVFEETLIAEYALVINGHSLAHALEPQLERTLLDLACLCKTVICCRVTPMQKAQVVELVKSHKRAITLAIGDGANDVSMIRTAHIGVGISGQEGMQAVLASDYSFAQFRFLQRLLLVHGRWSYFRMCNFLCYFIYKNFAFTLVHFWYGFFCGFSAQTVYDQWFITLFNIVYTSLPVLAMGLFDQILSSHTGCRRPVQPSLPEPLQTRPAKPPLQQAPVLPVHAPRDGHILPALLYSLRSLFPLSERGRLALLRPTNICRYHSNVLGHCRECSDWT from the exons ATGGCATTCTGGAGGAGAAACACTCACGTTG AGAAAGAGCGCCGTGTAAAAGCCAACGCCCGGGACCACAATGACAGATTTGCCTACGCC GATAATCACATCAAAACCTCCAAGTACAACATCTTGACCTTCCTGCCCATCAACCTGTTCGAGCAGTTCCAGAGGGTGGCCAACGCGTACTTCTTGGTGCTGTTAATACTGCAG TTAATTCCAGAaatctcctccctgtcctgGTTCACAACCATCGTGCctttggtgttggtgctggtgatCACGGCCGTCAAAGATGCAACAGACGACTAC TTCCGCCATAAGAGCGACCAGCAAGTCAACAACCGCCAGTCTCAGGTTCTCATCAGAGGAAG TTTGCAGAATGAGAAATGGATGAACATCCGCGTGGGAGACATCATCAAACTGGAGAACAATCAGTTTGTGGCT gcagacatcCTCCTGCTCAGTAGTAGTGAGCCCTATGGACTGTGCTATATCGAGACTGCAGAGCTGGACGG AGAGACTAATTTGAAAGTACGTCAGGCCTCGACCGTCACCTCAGACTTGGGGGATCTTTCAAAGCTGATGGACTTCGATGGTGAAGTGATGCTTGTTACTTTAAGGAATGCTTCCCGCGGCTTCCTATCCTTCTCCGTGTTTATGTTAGTGAAGGTCTGTGGTTTGGCGTCTGCTGTGAACCTGCATCTCTTCATGCCCTGTCCCTCAGGAGAAGTCATTTGTGAACCACCAAACAACAAGCTGGACAAATTTACTGGAACTTTATACTGGAGAGACAACAAATACCCTCTGGATAATGAAAAAGTGCTGCTGCGAGGCTGCGTCCTCAGAAACACTGAGTGGTGCTTTGGGATGGTCATATTTGCTG GGCTACAAACCAAACTAATGCAGAACTGTGGAAGAACAAAATTCAAGAGGACAAGTATCGACAAACTCATGAACACTCTGGTTTTGTGG ATCTTTGCCTTGCTTGTATGTATGGGGGTGATTCTGGCCATTGGAAACACCGTCTGGGAAAATCTGATCGGCCAAAGCTTCCAGGACTTTTTGCCGTGGAACGTGTATCAGAGGAACGCTGTCTTCTCTGGTTTCCTTACCTTCTGGTCCTACGTCATTATCCTCAACACAGTGGTGCCCATCTCACTGTATGTCAG TATGGAGGTTCTGCGGCTCGGCCACAGTTACTTCATTAACTGGGACGGGAAGATGTAccacagacggacagacacTGCGGCTGAAGCTCGGACCACCACGCTGAGCGAAGAGCTGGGCCAGGTGGAGTTCGTCTTCTCGGACAAGACCGGCACCCTCACCCAGAACATCATGGTGTTCAGCAAGTGCTCCATCAACGGACAGACGTATG GTGACGTCTATGATGAATTTGACCAGAAGGTGGAGATTACAGag AAAACGCCCTGTGTGGACTTCTCCTTCAACCCTCTATGCGACAGAAAGTTTAAGTTCTATGACGTCAGCCTGATGGAGGCCATCAAACTGGAGGACCCTGTAGTGCAGGAGTTCTTCAGGCTGCTGGCGCTGTGCCACACCGTCATGCCCGAGGAGAAGAGTGAAG GACATCTGGTGTATCAGGCCCAGTCGCCGGACGAGGGTGCCCTGGTCACCGCCGCGCGAAACTTCGGCTTTGTCTTCCGGTCCCGAACCCCCGAGACCATCACACTGTGTGAGATGGGGCGCTCCGTCACCTACAGGCTGCTGGCCATCCTGGACTTCAACAACGTGCGCAAGAGAATGAGTGTCATTG tgaggGATCCACAGGGACACATTAAACTTTACTCCAAAGGAGCGGACACTATTATCTTTGACCGACTGGATCCGTCCGACGAGGACCTCATGTACACTACCTCAGAACATCTCAGT GAATTTGCGGGAGAAGGGCTTCGAACGCTAGCTCTGGCTTACAAGGATCTTGATGAAGACTATTTTGAGGTCTGGATGAAGAAGCTTCTGTTCGCCAGCACTGTCATTGAGAATCGTGAAGATCAGCTGGCTGTTCTCTATGAGGAGATAGAGCAGGGCCTGAAG CTCCTAGGGGCCACGGCAATAGAGGACAAACTTCAGGAAGGAGTCCCCGAGACCATCGCCCGCCTAAACCTAGCCGATATCAAGATCTGGGTCCTCACAGGAGACAAACTCG AGACGGCGATGAACATCGGCTACTCCTGCAACCTGCTGCGGGACGACATGAACGAGGTGTTCGTGATCTCTGGCTACACCgtgctggaggtgcagcagcagctcag GAACGCTAAGGAACGCATCCTGGGCCTGAGTCGTGTGACCAGCGCTGCAGGAGACGTGGGGAAGACAGACGTGCTTGCAGACGACTCTGTGTTTGAAGAAACCCTCATCGCGGAATACGCCCTAGTCATCAATGGGCACAGTTTG GCCCACGCTCTGGAGCCGCAGCTGGAGCGCACCTTGCTGGATCTGGCCTGCCTGTGTAAGACGGTGATCTGCTGCCGGGTCACCCCCATGCAGAAGGCTcaggtggtggagctggtgaAGAGCCACAAGAGGGCCATTACTCTGGCCATAGGGGATGGAGCCAACGACGTCAGCATGATCAGGA CTGCACACATTGGCGTCGGCATCAGCGGACAGGAGGGGATGCAGGCTGTTCTGGCCTCAGATTATTCCTTCGCCCAGTTTCGCTTCCTGCAGCGCCTGTTGCTGGTGCACGGACGCTGGTCCTACTTCCGCATGTGCAATTTCCTGTGTTACTTCATCTACAAGAACTTCGCCTTCACGCTGGTGCACTTCTGGTACGGCTTCTTCTGCGGCTTCTCAGCTCAG ACTGTGTATGACCAGTGGTTCATCACCCTCTTCAATATAGTCTATACATCTCTGCCAGTGTTGGCAATGGGACTATTTGATCAG ATACTGTCAAGTCATACAG GATGTCGACGACCAGTACAGCCTTCGCTACCCGAGCCTTTACAAACCCGGCCAGCAAAACCTCCTCTTCAACAAGCGCCAGTTCTTCCTGTACACGCTCCAAGGGATGGGCACATCCTTCCTGCTCTTCTTTATTCCCTACGGAGCCTTTTCCCTCTTAGTGAAAGAGGACGGCTCGCACTTCTCCGACCAACAAACATTTGCCGTTACCATAGCAACGTCCTTGGTCATTGTCGTGAGTGTTCAG ATTGGACTTGA